A portion of the Pseudoalteromonas luteoviolacea genome contains these proteins:
- the dinG gene encoding ATP-dependent DNA helicase DinG, which translates to MLSDSLKKTVRHAHQNIAQQLEDYRPRSSQNYLVAEIAKTLAGEYHKSQRICVIEAGTGTGKSLAYCLGALPLALAKKKKLVISTATVALQEQLIEKELPFFKEHSGIDFKFDLVKGRQRYICVQKLMAAVNQDDMQMSLVPTTSSPLTDMEQKCLQTLANAYQNKQWAGDRDSWEDTIPDKVWNLIACDKHACQRQMKSHHLCPFHMARQKIAQMDVLVINHALLLADLELGGGTILPEPEDTFYVIDEAHHLPHITRDFSSAAATIKGTIEWLEKLLKFSGKMANTIVSQKAIGQNFKLNDAANDASKCLRTVRDSLDQADFEYNDNDTYRFINGDVPETLTTQAKDIADATLDALRALNKMHEALTTDVSDGDVQAFLADPLLVESGQYINRLEQLNKLWFSYAAKGESTPHARWIKRMEYKSHHDHLLCDCPIEVGFYLKDKLWRECAGAVLCSATLTALGSFDHFSRESGLTGEDGVKFIKADSPFAYQQQATLHLPKTTVEPTDKTFSDFLAEALPQYLDKKKANLVLFASYWQMDHVVTALRKKKLNILVQGEMSREALLSRHKAAIDIGAGSILFGTQSLSEGLDLPGKYLENLVITKIPFAVPTSPVEEAQAEFIQSKGGNPFLSITVPDAAKKLVQSCGRLLRKETDSGRITILDRRLVTKRYGKAMLDTLPPFARQID; encoded by the coding sequence ATACCACAAATCACAACGTATCTGTGTCATTGAAGCTGGCACCGGTACTGGTAAGTCATTGGCATATTGCTTAGGCGCACTGCCTTTAGCACTAGCAAAAAAGAAAAAGCTCGTTATTTCTACCGCAACCGTAGCGTTACAAGAACAGTTAATTGAAAAAGAATTACCTTTTTTCAAAGAGCATAGCGGCATCGACTTTAAGTTTGATTTAGTGAAAGGTCGTCAGCGCTATATTTGCGTACAAAAACTCATGGCCGCCGTCAATCAAGATGATATGCAAATGTCCCTTGTTCCGACCACATCCTCACCGCTGACTGATATGGAGCAAAAATGCCTTCAGACGCTGGCCAATGCATATCAAAATAAACAATGGGCGGGTGATCGTGATAGCTGGGAAGATACCATTCCCGACAAAGTATGGAACCTCATTGCCTGCGACAAACATGCCTGTCAGCGTCAGATGAAATCACATCATTTATGCCCGTTCCATATGGCTAGACAAAAAATCGCACAAATGGATGTATTGGTTATTAATCACGCCCTGCTACTCGCTGATTTAGAACTGGGTGGCGGCACGATATTGCCTGAGCCTGAAGATACGTTTTACGTAATTGATGAAGCACACCATTTACCGCATATAACACGAGACTTTTCATCCGCCGCAGCCACCATTAAAGGCACTATTGAATGGCTTGAAAAACTATTAAAATTTAGCGGAAAAATGGCTAACACGATTGTCTCTCAAAAAGCCATTGGACAAAACTTCAAACTCAATGATGCAGCAAATGACGCCAGCAAGTGTCTGAGAACTGTGCGAGACAGTTTAGATCAAGCGGATTTCGAATATAATGACAACGATACGTACCGATTTATAAACGGAGATGTACCTGAGACACTCACCACTCAAGCAAAAGACATTGCAGATGCAACACTCGATGCACTCAGAGCTCTCAATAAAATGCATGAGGCATTAACAACCGATGTCTCAGATGGTGATGTGCAGGCATTTTTAGCTGATCCACTTTTAGTAGAGAGTGGCCAATATATTAACCGACTAGAGCAGCTAAACAAGTTATGGTTTAGCTATGCCGCCAAAGGCGAAAGCACGCCACATGCACGTTGGATAAAACGCATGGAATATAAAAGCCATCATGACCACTTGCTATGTGACTGCCCTATCGAGGTCGGGTTTTATCTAAAAGACAAGCTATGGCGAGAATGTGCAGGTGCCGTACTTTGCTCTGCGACACTCACAGCCCTTGGCAGCTTTGACCACTTTTCTAGGGAAAGTGGGTTAACTGGCGAAGACGGTGTGAAATTCATCAAGGCTGACTCTCCGTTTGCGTATCAGCAACAAGCGACTTTACATTTACCTAAAACGACCGTTGAACCGACAGACAAAACATTCAGTGACTTTTTAGCCGAAGCACTGCCGCAATACCTAGATAAAAAGAAGGCAAACTTAGTATTGTTTGCTTCTTACTGGCAAATGGACCACGTTGTTACAGCCCTAAGAAAAAAGAAACTTAACATTCTAGTACAAGGCGAAATGTCACGTGAGGCTTTACTCAGTCGTCACAAAGCTGCTATCGACATAGGAGCCGGCAGTATTTTGTTTGGAACGCAAAGCCTATCGGAAGGGCTAGACCTGCCAGGAAAGTATCTAGAAAACTTAGTTATTACCAAAATCCCTTTTGCAGTGCCAACCTCACCTGTTGAAGAAGCACAAGCTGAGTTTATTCAATCAAAAGGCGGAAATCCGTTTTTATCTATTACTGTACCTGATGCTGCAAAGAAATTAGTACAAAGCTGTGGTAGACTGCTGCGCAAGGAAACTGATTCTGGTCGCATTACAATACTTGATAGGCGTCTTGTAACCAAACGTTACGGAAAAGCCATGCTTGATACGCTGCCACCCTTTGCTAGACAAATAGATTAA
- a CDS encoding sulfite exporter TauE/SafE family protein — MLELAFDPLTWALLCAVALAAGFIDAVAGGGGMLTVPALLTAGLPPHVTLGTNKLAASFGSLTASFTYYKKQLFNPRFWAASTLATAIGAILGTLLVDKLSIEFLNKLLPIIIIIVALYSLFGSLSSTELNTLPKKTRMLKVKQWLQGLSLGFFDGLAGPGTGTFWTASNSLLYKMSLLLNCGLARSMNFVSNFISLITFVALGHVNFLLGITMGAFLMLGAWIGAHSAIKFGSKLIKPIFNTVVIILAGKLIFEAYIS; from the coding sequence ATGCTAGAACTCGCTTTTGACCCACTCACATGGGCGCTTTTATGTGCAGTTGCTTTGGCAGCTGGTTTTATTGATGCCGTCGCTGGTGGTGGAGGCATGCTAACTGTACCTGCACTTTTAACTGCGGGGTTGCCGCCTCATGTGACACTGGGTACCAATAAATTAGCTGCCAGTTTCGGGTCGCTAACTGCCAGTTTTACCTATTATAAAAAGCAGCTATTTAATCCACGCTTTTGGGCAGCTTCTACACTCGCAACGGCCATAGGAGCAATCCTGGGAACACTGCTCGTAGACAAGTTGAGTATTGAGTTTTTAAATAAACTCCTGCCGATTATCATCATCATCGTCGCATTGTACAGCCTGTTCGGTAGCCTCAGCTCCACTGAATTAAACACCTTGCCAAAGAAAACTCGTATGTTAAAGGTAAAACAGTGGCTACAAGGTTTGTCATTGGGCTTTTTTGATGGCTTAGCAGGCCCGGGCACAGGCACATTTTGGACCGCCTCAAATAGTTTGCTGTACAAAATGAGTTTACTGCTAAACTGTGGCCTAGCGCGCTCAATGAACTTTGTGTCCAATTTTATTTCCCTGATCACATTCGTTGCACTAGGGCATGTAAACTTTTTATTAGGGATCACCATGGGCGCATTTCTTATGCTCGGTGCTTGGATTGGTGCCCATTCAGCCATAAAATTTGGCAGTAAACTAATAAAGCCTATATTTAACACTGTAGTAATCATTTTGGCTGGTAAGCTAATTTTTGAGGCATATATATCATGA
- a CDS encoding primosomal replication protein, translating into MSRALSKLNSKLEQLATQAHQFDNAKWFDKNRYIQNQPSLFDSHLFHTKSLLLRDYVDEIKLTLKNLPPEQNRHAYQFAVEQVGEQMQAIIKVLKSTPVWAKENKLSQPKKAKVYKKAVQRIMQSSHELYQELSQNHEFERRLQEMIDIRRAQLDGASAEQNTKLNAEILALHTRLGRCRKAISATEEKIQQLEKQGNR; encoded by the coding sequence ATGAGCCGAGCACTCAGTAAGCTCAACAGCAAACTTGAACAATTAGCGACTCAGGCCCACCAGTTTGATAATGCCAAGTGGTTTGATAAAAACCGTTATATACAAAACCAACCTAGTTTATTCGATAGTCATTTGTTTCATACTAAAAGCCTCTTGCTTCGCGATTATGTAGACGAAATTAAGCTCACACTTAAAAACCTTCCCCCAGAGCAAAATCGCCATGCCTATCAATTTGCCGTAGAGCAAGTGGGCGAGCAAATGCAAGCCATTATTAAAGTACTCAAGTCTACACCTGTATGGGCAAAAGAAAATAAACTCAGCCAACCTAAAAAAGCCAAGGTATATAAAAAAGCAGTGCAACGCATTATGCAATCATCCCATGAATTGTATCAGGAGCTCTCTCAAAACCATGAGTTTGAACGTCGACTGCAAGAGATGATTGATATACGCCGTGCACAACTAGACGGCGCAAGCGCTGAGCAAAATACTAAACTTAACGCCGAAATTTTAGCACTGCACACCCGCTTAGGGCGCTGCCGAAAAGCCATCTCTGCCACCGAAGAGAAAATACAACAACTCGAAAAACAAGGTAATCGCTAA
- a CDS encoding histone deacetylase family protein has translation MLFFDSIYSKLELPPKHRFPISKYEKLTARIAATELGQYIKPVSRKASIAQLIRCHSEDYIHAFCTGAMSQIDIKRMGFPWSKQLVERTLISVGASIEAAQYALAHGFSANLAGGYHHAFADRASGFCIFNDLAVAACELIDTQLADNVLILDCDVHQGDGTAAILQSRSDVITCSIHCEQNFPRLKEVSDYDFALPSGTKDSQYLATLIQALELCVRLHQPDIILYNAGADIFHKDELGHFNISLQGVLEREQIILDFCYHHKIPLMCSLGGGYQRDIDSLVSVHQQLFNALASSHFLTK, from the coding sequence GTGCTGTTTTTTGACTCTATTTACAGCAAACTCGAACTCCCTCCCAAACACCGTTTTCCTATATCTAAATATGAAAAGCTCACAGCACGTATTGCAGCGACAGAACTGGGGCAATATATTAAGCCGGTGAGCAGGAAAGCTTCAATAGCGCAACTCATTCGCTGCCATAGTGAAGACTATATCCACGCATTTTGCACAGGAGCAATGAGCCAAATTGACATCAAGCGTATGGGTTTCCCGTGGTCTAAGCAATTGGTTGAGCGCACACTCATTTCTGTCGGAGCCAGTATTGAAGCTGCACAGTATGCATTGGCACATGGCTTCTCAGCTAACTTAGCTGGGGGTTATCATCACGCATTTGCAGATAGAGCTAGCGGATTTTGTATCTTCAACGACTTGGCTGTTGCGGCGTGTGAGTTAATTGACACACAATTGGCAGATAATGTATTAATCTTAGATTGTGATGTACACCAAGGGGATGGCACTGCCGCTATTTTGCAATCACGCAGTGATGTGATCACCTGCTCTATCCACTGTGAACAAAATTTCCCAAGGCTCAAAGAGGTCTCAGATTACGATTTTGCCCTGCCCTCAGGCACAAAAGACAGTCAATATTTGGCCACCTTGATACAGGCCTTAGAACTGTGCGTACGCCTTCATCAACCTGATATTATTTTATATAATGCTGGCGCTGACATATTCCACAAAGACGAATTAGGTCACTTTAATATATCACTACAAGGCGTTTTAGAACGCGAGCAGATCATTTTAGACTTTTGCTATCATCACAAAATCCCTTTGATGTGTTCTCTGGGCGGTGGTTATCAACGAGATATTGATAGTTTGGTCTCGGTACACCAACAACTTTTCAATGCCCTAGCCTCATCCCACTTTCTCACCAAATAA
- a CDS encoding late competence development ComFB family protein, with amino-acid sequence MKLHDDLHNYYEKVMIEQILERKLNEKYDDNVMADFCCTVLNQLPARYIRYDVDMEFYLPQSERQQMEERVKVAIDVAIKQVSKKRQFNE; translated from the coding sequence ATGAAACTGCATGATGATTTACACAATTATTATGAAAAAGTGATGATAGAGCAAATCTTAGAACGCAAATTAAATGAAAAATATGACGATAATGTCATGGCTGATTTCTGCTGTACCGTACTCAACCAATTACCCGCCCGGTATATTCGATATGATGTCGATATGGAGTTTTATTTACCCCAGTCTGAGCGACAACAAATGGAGGAGCGTGTTAAAGTGGCGATAGACGTTGCCATAAAGCAAGTATCCAAAAAGAGACAATTTAACGAATGA
- the rsmS gene encoding pleiotropic regulatory protein RsmS, protein MNKPSSLDQAPLHVKLAVDLIMLLEQNQVSPQQVLDALEIVKQDFQHKVDSEVE, encoded by the coding sequence ATGAACAAACCCTCCTCACTAGACCAAGCCCCACTGCATGTAAAACTCGCTGTTGATTTAATAATGTTATTAGAGCAAAACCAAGTGTCCCCTCAACAAGTCTTAGATGCGCTGGAAATAGTCAAACAAGATTTCCAACACAAAGTCGATTCCGAAGTAGAGTAA
- a CDS encoding NPP1 family protein translates to MTNKIIHSALLLSCITFNTSIKANDFAALNEALPPSYVINNTEPVFDFDGDGCFPSAGISRTGQQNAGLNTSGSLGGSCRDREFLSTSNTVHRYACKVTSVGQFCAHFYALYFKKDQIIPFLGGGHRHDWEYAAIWTLDGIVTHGSYSAHGSLYTKPANQLPFENGHLKIVYHKDGLLTHAFRFAKRNEVAENNYGYFVTPPIVSWYHMEGDGVNNQALRDKLNTYDYDSATLPVKDSRFLLNLNRFKPDGYPTFSTQDI, encoded by the coding sequence ATGACCAACAAAATAATTCATTCAGCACTTTTGCTAAGCTGTATTACTTTTAACACAAGTATAAAAGCAAATGACTTTGCCGCACTCAACGAGGCCCTCCCACCGAGTTATGTGATTAATAACACTGAGCCTGTTTTTGACTTTGACGGCGATGGCTGTTTTCCCAGTGCTGGAATAAGTCGAACTGGACAACAAAACGCTGGCCTGAACACATCTGGCTCATTGGGAGGCAGTTGTCGTGATAGGGAGTTTCTTTCAACATCAAATACGGTGCACAGGTATGCCTGTAAAGTGACCAGTGTCGGGCAATTCTGTGCCCATTTTTATGCTTTATATTTTAAAAAAGATCAGATTATTCCATTTCTAGGAGGCGGACATCGCCATGATTGGGAGTATGCTGCTATCTGGACCTTAGATGGCATTGTCACACATGGTAGCTACAGTGCCCATGGAAGCCTGTATACAAAGCCTGCAAACCAACTGCCTTTTGAAAATGGACATTTAAAAATTGTTTACCATAAAGATGGCTTGCTTACGCACGCATTTAGATTTGCCAAGCGCAATGAAGTGGCTGAGAATAACTATGGGTACTTTGTAACACCACCTATCGTTAGCTGGTACCATATGGAGGGAGATGGAGTAAATAATCAAGCTCTACGTGACAAATTGAATACCTATGATTACGATTCTGCTACTTTGCCTGTCAAAGACAGTCGCTTTTTACTCAACCTAAATCGTTTCAAACCTGATGGTTACCCTACTTTTTCAACGCAAGATATTTAA
- a CDS encoding efflux RND transporter permease subunit, with amino-acid sequence MNLTRSSLKNPASVIVILALVLVFGLLSIFKLPIQLTPDIEQPQITIFSGWRQAAPEEIESVIIEPLENAVKNTPGALEVNTTINRGNGSISLTFAIGTDMQQAMLDVLTNLNQAPPLPLDAIDPVVSAGGGFGGGGIAAAATLLVTPLEAGEQGLSLDMAQYQKQIDEIIEPRLSQIQGVSRVDLASERSKELRVTFDPHKASALGISINQIRQTLRASQDTSAGLANVGRRQYTVRFTGQYDLQDMLQMRVGYSGERPIYLGDIATVKETFSDRLGMSGRNGQPAYYIRVGRINEANTVALLDEINIAINELNAGPLKEAGLSIELSYDASVHIRNALLLVKSNLGLGVLLSCIILWLFFRGIKTTLIIAATIPVSLMVAFLALNIFDRSINVISLAGLAFAVGLVLDAAIIVQENIARLKSNGFDNHKASLKGATQVAGALFASTATSVAIFLPILFMAGIEGQLFSDLALTLSIAVIASLLSALTIIPIANRYIPDSKAKKDPYQAYWKKLTNFIMQLTNTKLKQVSWIVGLLGSSLLITVTMLPKTDFMPQAPTDGFFFSLITPPGGNVNYMEEELLKRVKARLMPHYTGEKQPGIKDFNFYLFGTNAGGFIYSADPQRVEELMKVTREEILVDLPDTQVFLFRGSMIQVSNGGDGRNIDIEITGPNMDDLISGAQVALTAVKEALPEATAQPQPRLDMAEPELRLHPNDRRITQAGLTRQDVSQAVQAFTGGLFVNEYFNGNDRMNVILRATSWDSPEALKALPIVTPDSGIQTVGELAHVERTVGPSQLRRVNGRRTVSVVVTPPADMSLEQAQQILLSQVIPKVKATLPENAGVILSGNAQKMNSAIQEMAINFVLALFILFLLMSALFKSAKDSLLVLLVMPLAAAGGVIALFVLNLFTFQSLDLLTMIGFIILLGLVVNNAILLVDQTRVAEASGMLRQAAVRQAVLMRARPVYLSTLTSLFGMLPLTLVPGVGAEIYRGLATVIVGGMAISALFTLILMPSLLQLGRGKQPKVKQNDNSKPSLNLVSNQ; translated from the coding sequence ATGAATTTAACACGCAGTTCCCTCAAAAACCCCGCCAGTGTCATCGTTATACTGGCACTTGTTCTGGTATTTGGATTATTAAGTATTTTTAAGCTCCCAATACAACTGACACCTGATATTGAGCAACCTCAAATCACAATATTTTCCGGTTGGCGCCAAGCCGCACCTGAAGAAATTGAGTCGGTAATAATCGAACCTTTGGAGAATGCGGTTAAAAACACACCAGGTGCACTTGAAGTAAATACTACGATTAACCGCGGAAATGGCTCTATATCACTGACTTTTGCTATCGGCACTGATATGCAACAGGCCATGCTGGATGTACTCACTAACCTCAATCAAGCTCCACCACTCCCTCTGGATGCAATTGACCCCGTGGTATCTGCTGGCGGTGGTTTTGGTGGTGGGGGCATCGCCGCTGCAGCCACTTTGCTCGTCACACCACTTGAGGCCGGCGAGCAAGGCTTGAGTCTAGATATGGCCCAATACCAAAAGCAAATAGATGAAATCATTGAGCCTAGATTATCTCAAATTCAAGGGGTTTCTCGTGTAGATCTGGCTAGTGAGCGCTCAAAGGAGCTACGTGTCACCTTTGATCCACATAAAGCGTCAGCGCTAGGCATTAGCATCAATCAAATTAGGCAAACATTACGCGCCTCTCAAGATACCTCAGCGGGCCTCGCCAATGTGGGACGCAGACAGTATACAGTGCGCTTCACAGGCCAATATGATTTACAAGATATGTTACAAATGCGCGTCGGCTACTCAGGTGAAAGGCCTATATATCTTGGAGACATTGCCACGGTAAAAGAGACCTTTTCTGACCGTTTGGGTATGAGTGGCAGAAATGGGCAACCCGCCTATTATATTCGCGTAGGACGAATCAATGAAGCCAATACCGTAGCGCTATTGGATGAGATTAACATTGCAATAAATGAGCTTAATGCGGGCCCATTGAAGGAAGCAGGGTTAAGTATAGAGCTCAGTTACGACGCCTCAGTACACATTCGTAACGCCTTGCTGCTGGTTAAAAGTAATTTGGGTTTAGGGGTACTCTTGTCCTGTATTATTTTGTGGCTATTCTTTCGTGGTATAAAAACAACGCTGATCATCGCCGCCACCATACCCGTATCATTAATGGTGGCTTTCTTGGCTTTAAATATCTTTGATCGCAGCATTAACGTTATTTCACTGGCGGGCTTAGCATTTGCGGTCGGTTTAGTATTAGATGCCGCTATCATAGTACAAGAGAACATCGCGCGGCTAAAATCTAACGGTTTTGATAACCACAAAGCCTCGCTCAAAGGGGCCACACAAGTCGCAGGGGCACTGTTTGCATCTACAGCGACCAGTGTAGCCATATTCTTACCTATCTTGTTTATGGCAGGTATTGAAGGGCAACTATTTTCAGACTTAGCGTTAACATTATCCATTGCCGTGATCGCCTCCTTGCTAAGCGCCCTCACAATCATTCCCATAGCGAATCGCTATATTCCTGACAGCAAAGCAAAAAAAGACCCATATCAAGCATACTGGAAAAAGTTAACCAATTTTATCATGCAACTGACCAACACCAAGCTCAAACAAGTCTCTTGGATCGTTGGCTTATTGGGGAGCTCATTACTCATCACAGTCACCATGCTGCCTAAAACAGACTTTATGCCTCAAGCACCCACTGATGGTTTTTTCTTTTCCCTCATTACACCGCCAGGCGGGAATGTAAACTATATGGAAGAGGAGTTGTTAAAGCGGGTCAAAGCGCGACTTATGCCTCACTACACAGGAGAAAAGCAACCAGGTATCAAAGATTTCAATTTTTATCTATTCGGCACGAATGCAGGCGGCTTTATTTATTCTGCAGATCCACAGAGAGTAGAAGAGCTAATGAAAGTCACCCGAGAAGAAATCTTAGTAGACCTGCCTGATACTCAAGTTTTCCTCTTTAGAGGCTCTATGATCCAAGTTTCCAATGGCGGAGATGGACGAAATATAGATATCGAGATCACAGGTCCTAATATGGATGACCTCATCTCAGGCGCACAAGTGGCATTAACGGCGGTTAAGGAGGCTCTGCCCGAGGCAACAGCGCAACCCCAACCTCGATTAGATATGGCCGAGCCAGAATTAAGGTTGCATCCAAATGATCGCCGAATCACTCAAGCAGGCCTCACCCGCCAAGACGTTTCTCAAGCTGTACAAGCTTTTACAGGGGGATTATTCGTCAACGAATACTTCAATGGCAATGACCGTATGAATGTGATTTTACGCGCCACCAGCTGGGATTCACCCGAGGCATTAAAAGCTTTGCCTATCGTCACACCAGACTCAGGTATTCAAACCGTCGGGGAGCTTGCACATGTCGAACGCACAGTCGGGCCAAGTCAGTTGCGCCGAGTCAATGGTCGTAGAACGGTCAGTGTTGTGGTCACGCCACCGGCTGATATGTCACTTGAACAAGCACAACAAATTTTGCTGTCGCAAGTTATTCCTAAAGTCAAAGCCACATTACCTGAAAATGCAGGGGTTATCCTATCGGGCAATGCACAAAAAATGAATTCGGCCATTCAAGAGATGGCAATCAATTTCGTCTTAGCCTTATTCATCTTGTTTTTATTAATGAGTGCACTATTTAAATCTGCTAAAGACAGTCTATTAGTGCTTTTGGTGATGCCATTAGCTGCTGCGGGCGGCGTTATCGCTTTGTTTGTTCTTAACTTATTTACTTTTCAATCCCTCGACTTGCTCACAATGATTGGCTTTATCATATTACTCGGATTAGTGGTGAATAATGCCATTTTACTTGTCGACCAAACTCGTGTTGCCGAAGCTTCCGGCATGCTTAGACAAGCGGCGGTTCGACAGGCCGTATTAATGCGCGCAAGGCCTGTGTATTTAAGCACATTAACCAGCCTTTTTGGCATGCTACCGCTGACATTAGTGCCAGGCGTTGGTGCTGAGATATACCGCGGTTTAGCCACTGTGATCGTAGGTGGTATGGCAATAAGTGCCCTGTTCACCTTGATATTGATGCCTAGCTTGCTGCAACTTGGTCGAGGAAAGCAACCGAAAGTTAAGCAAAATGATAATTCAAAACCTTCTCTAAATTTAGTGTCAAATCAATAA
- a CDS encoding efflux RND transporter periplasmic adaptor subunit, which yields MRKTSLTVTLFSLALACNSLLFSATSRAALPVTVEAVTEAPLTSSLAVSGTLFGKQDVVITAGLAGRLLFVAEPGQRVEQGEVLIRMDTLPLELEQARQQEMLKRAQINLRFHQQELTRLKKLAKTNSAAATQVDSVQNQHDLALSDIALAQIELNVIADQLSRATITAPFTGVVSERFKRAGREVSRASELLNFVDNHNLEARLYVPVKYLHYLKQGIVLPFQTGDLNNPVTSSATISRVIPATDPRSQTVEVRADLPTDHKQIYAVGQLVDVTVPLQSNQPVLLVNRDALIIRQNGIHIVKVDHDNTVQQIPVQVGKGEGTFVEVKAIDNTRQLNIGDQIAVRGAERLTDGQEVDVQARH from the coding sequence ATGCGTAAAACATCTTTAACTGTGACATTATTTTCCTTGGCTTTGGCATGCAACTCGCTATTGTTTAGCGCAACCAGCCGTGCAGCGCTGCCTGTTACTGTAGAAGCGGTGACAGAGGCCCCGTTGACCAGCTCACTGGCAGTCAGTGGCACCCTCTTTGGCAAGCAAGATGTTGTGATTACAGCAGGGCTCGCTGGGCGTCTGCTCTTTGTTGCAGAGCCTGGACAGCGAGTAGAACAAGGAGAGGTGCTCATTCGAATGGACACCTTACCTTTAGAGCTTGAACAAGCTCGCCAGCAAGAAATGCTCAAACGTGCACAAATCAATTTGAGATTCCACCAGCAAGAACTGACCCGATTGAAAAAACTTGCTAAGACTAACAGTGCTGCGGCGACTCAAGTTGATAGCGTGCAAAATCAACATGATCTGGCGTTATCTGATATCGCATTAGCTCAAATTGAACTGAACGTCATCGCAGATCAATTATCTCGGGCGACAATAACAGCACCTTTCACCGGTGTTGTCAGTGAGCGATTTAAACGCGCAGGTAGAGAAGTCAGCCGAGCTAGTGAATTGCTGAACTTTGTTGATAATCATAATTTAGAAGCAAGGCTATATGTCCCAGTAAAATATTTACATTATCTCAAGCAGGGAATTGTTTTGCCTTTTCAAACTGGTGACTTGAACAACCCAGTTACAAGCTCAGCAACAATTAGCCGTGTTATCCCCGCTACGGATCCTCGCTCACAAACGGTCGAAGTCAGAGCCGATTTGCCCACAGACCACAAGCAAATTTATGCGGTTGGACAGCTTGTTGATGTCACCGTACCACTGCAATCCAATCAACCCGTTTTATTGGTTAACCGTGATGCGCTCATCATTCGGCAAAACGGGATCCATATCGTCAAAGTTGACCATGACAACACTGTTCAGCAAATACCAGTCCAAGTTGGTAAAGGCGAAGGCACATTTGTCGAGGTCAAAGCCATAGATAACACACGTCAACTTAATATTGGCGATCAAATCGCGGTAAGGGGTGCTGAACGTTTAACAGATGGGCAGGAAGTTGACGTACAGGCCCGCCATTAA
- a CDS encoding glycoside hydrolase family 16 protein, giving the protein MLTNKILIKTQVSLLVAGTLGICANAPAANAKTPQVMFDDFSYRKFEDAQENGWQIREEVGHPGIKNATWWKEGITFHPDPLNQSNTVMRITSKTDGTAENTRHTQICHNRKYKEGTYAARVYFNDAPQYGPDGDAVIQTFYAISPLKAPMDKNYSEMDFEYLPNGGWGTERLALFATSWETFQLTPWTKVNAYDYHIESLQGWNTLVLQVADNTLKYYVNGHLFAKHGADVYPEVPMSINFNQWFDPNKLVQSTHMRQYYQDVDWVYFAKDQVIEPTTVVQAVEQLRKQKVAQRDTVPDWKPKQPDYCSL; this is encoded by the coding sequence ATGCTAACAAACAAAATTTTGATAAAAACACAGGTAAGCTTGCTCGTAGCTGGTACACTCGGGATCTGTGCAAATGCACCAGCTGCCAATGCCAAGACACCTCAAGTCATGTTTGATGACTTTAGCTATCGAAAATTTGAAGATGCACAAGAGAATGGTTGGCAAATTCGCGAAGAAGTGGGCCATCCGGGCATTAAAAACGCGACCTGGTGGAAAGAAGGTATTACATTCCACCCAGACCCTCTCAATCAAAGCAATACCGTAATGCGTATTACTTCAAAAACCGATGGCACAGCTGAGAATACTCGCCATACACAAATCTGCCACAACCGTAAATACAAAGAAGGTACATACGCCGCAAGAGTTTACTTTAATGATGCCCCACAATATGGGCCCGATGGTGATGCGGTTATCCAAACCTTCTACGCCATTAGCCCCTTGAAAGCGCCTATGGATAAAAACTATAGCGAAATGGATTTCGAATACTTGCCTAACGGCGGTTGGGGTACTGAGCGTCTTGCCTTGTTTGCCACTTCTTGGGAAACTTTTCAGTTAACGCCTTGGACCAAAGTAAACGCATACGACTATCATATTGAGTCTTTGCAAGGCTGGAACACGCTGGTTCTTCAAGTCGCCGACAATACACTGAAGTACTACGTCAATGGCCACTTATTTGCTAAACATGGTGCAGATGTTTATCCCGAGGTGCCTATGTCCATTAACTTCAATCAATGGTTTGATCCAAATAAATTGGTTCAATCGACCCATATGCGTCAATACTATCAAGATGTAGACTGGGTATATTTTGCTAAAGATCAAGTAATTGAGCCTACAACTGTGGTTCAAGCAGTTGAGCAACTCAGAAAACAAAAGGTGGCCCAACGCGATACTGTGCCTGATTGGAAACCAAAGCAACCTGACTACTGTAGCCTTTAA